One genomic segment of Streptococcus salivarius includes these proteins:
- the ligA gene encoding NAD-dependent DNA ligase LigA, translated as MEKRMKELVAKLNQYAKEYYTEDNPSVSDADYDKLYRELVALEAEYPEYVQVDSPTHRVGGLVLDGFEKYQHEYPLYSLQDAFSREELDAFDQRVKAEFPNADYMAELKIDGLSISLTYVDGVLQVGATRGDGSIGENITENVKRISDIPLKLDQPLNITVRGECYLPRAEFERINIQRQENGEAEFANPRNAAAGTLRQLDTKVVAERRLATFLYQEASPTERLTQNDVLNEVAELGFSVNPRRIVTSSMDEIWDFIQAVGQDRDDLAYDIDGVVIKVNSLAMQEELGFTVKAPRWAIAYKFPAEEKEAELLSVDWQVGRTGVVTPTANLTPVQLAGTTVSRATLHNVDYIAEKDIRIGDTVIVYKAGDIIPAVLRVVESKRTTQEPMEVPTQCPSCGSGLLHFEDEVALRCINPSCPAQIKEGLIHFASRDAMNIAGMGPSVVEKLFKAELVKDVADIYGLNSQDFLQLEGFKEKSAEKLYAAIQSSKENSAEKLLYGLGIRHVGAKVSKQLLEAFGSIQELASADVEAIAAVDGLGEVIAKSIQRYFDKEEAQVLMKELETYGVNLSYLGQKVADDAILSGKTVVLTGKLEHLKRSEAKAKLEALGAKVTGSVSKKTDLVVAGSDAGSKLEKAQSLEIDVKDEAWLLDL; from the coding sequence ATGGAAAAACGAATGAAAGAGCTGGTTGCTAAACTTAACCAGTATGCAAAAGAGTATTATACGGAAGATAATCCATCGGTGTCAGATGCAGACTATGATAAGCTCTATCGAGAGCTTGTAGCTTTGGAGGCTGAGTACCCTGAATATGTTCAAGTAGATAGTCCTACGCATCGTGTGGGAGGTCTGGTCCTTGATGGTTTTGAAAAATATCAACATGAGTATCCGCTTTATAGTTTGCAGGATGCTTTTTCACGAGAAGAACTGGATGCCTTTGATCAGAGAGTGAAGGCCGAGTTTCCTAATGCTGATTATATGGCTGAACTTAAAATTGATGGTCTCTCTATCTCGCTGACCTATGTGGATGGTGTTCTCCAGGTAGGTGCGACACGTGGTGATGGTTCTATCGGTGAAAATATCACTGAAAATGTCAAGCGTATCTCAGATATTCCTCTCAAGTTGGATCAACCGCTTAATATTACCGTTCGTGGAGAGTGTTACCTGCCACGGGCTGAGTTTGAACGCATCAACATCCAGCGTCAGGAGAACGGTGAAGCCGAATTTGCCAATCCACGTAATGCAGCAGCTGGAACCCTTCGTCAGTTGGATACCAAAGTGGTTGCAGAGCGTCGTTTAGCGACTTTCCTTTATCAGGAAGCTAGTCCAACGGAGCGTCTCACACAAAATGATGTCCTGAATGAAGTGGCAGAACTAGGTTTCTCTGTTAATCCACGACGTATTGTCACATCATCGATGGATGAGATTTGGGACTTTATTCAAGCTGTTGGACAGGATCGTGATGACTTGGCTTACGATATTGATGGCGTTGTTATCAAGGTCAATAGTTTAGCCATGCAAGAAGAGCTAGGTTTTACAGTTAAGGCACCACGTTGGGCCATTGCCTATAAATTCCCTGCTGAGGAAAAGGAAGCAGAGCTTCTCTCAGTGGACTGGCAGGTAGGTCGTACGGGTGTAGTAACGCCGACTGCTAATTTGACTCCGGTGCAATTAGCAGGAACAACGGTAAGTCGAGCTACCCTTCATAATGTGGATTATATTGCTGAAAAAGACATTCGTATCGGGGATACCGTTATTGTCTACAAAGCTGGTGATATTATCCCTGCAGTACTTCGTGTAGTGGAAAGTAAGCGTACAACACAGGAACCGATGGAAGTACCGACTCAATGTCCATCTTGTGGCAGTGGTCTCTTACATTTTGAAGATGAAGTTGCCCTACGTTGTATTAATCCTTCTTGTCCTGCTCAGATTAAGGAAGGCCTCATCCATTTTGCCTCTCGTGATGCCATGAACATCGCAGGTATGGGACCTTCAGTGGTTGAAAAGCTCTTTAAAGCTGAGTTGGTTAAAGATGTAGCTGATATCTATGGCTTGAACAGTCAGGATTTCCTCCAATTGGAAGGTTTCAAGGAAAAGTCTGCTGAAAAACTTTATGCAGCCATTCAATCCTCAAAAGAAAATTCTGCAGAGAAATTGCTCTATGGCTTGGGTATTCGTCATGTCGGTGCCAAAGTTAGTAAGCAGTTGCTAGAAGCGTTTGGAAGTATACAAGAGTTAGCAAGTGCAGATGTCGAGGCAATTGCTGCTGTAGATGGTTTAGGAGAGGTTATTGCCAAGTCCATCCAGCGCTATTTTGACAAGGAAGAAGCTCAAGTTCTTATGAAAGAACTGGAAACTTATGGGGTTAATTTGTCCTACCTTGGGCAAAAGGTAGCAGATGATGCCATCCTATCTGGTAAGACAGTTGTTTTGACAGGGAAATTGGAGCATCTTAAACGTAGTGAAGCAAAGGCAAAACTAGAAGCTCTGGGTGCTAAGGTGACAGGTTCTGTCTCTAAGAAAACAGATTTAGTAGTTGCTGGTAGTGATGCCGGAAGTAAGTTGGAAAAAGCACAAAGCCTAGAAATTGACGTAAAAGATGAGGCTTGGTTGCTGGATTTATAG
- a CDS encoding diacylglycerol kinase: MKQKRARLIYNPTSGQEIMKKNVAEVLDILEGAGFEASAFQTTPDENSAKNEATRAAKAGFDLVIAAGGDGTINEVVSGIAPLKKRPQMAVIPTGTTNDFARALKIPRGNPVEAAKVIAKNQTLQMDIGRAYDDKYFINIAAAGSFTELTYSVPSRLKTVLGYLAYLVKGAELLPQVKKVPVRITHDEGVFEGGLSMIFVALTNSVGGFETIAPDAKLDDGKFTLIMVKTANLFELVDLIRQVLQGGKHIYDKRISYIKTSSLYIEPLSDDRMMINLDGEYGGDAPIRLQNLKNHIEFYANIDEISDDAITLPDTDELALEAIAQKFSTEAEKIEND, from the coding sequence ATGAAACAAAAACGTGCCCGCTTAATTTATAATCCAACATCTGGACAAGAAATTATGAAAAAAAATGTTGCCGAGGTCTTGGATATTCTGGAAGGCGCTGGCTTTGAAGCATCAGCCTTTCAAACAACACCAGATGAGAACTCAGCAAAAAATGAGGCCACTCGTGCAGCCAAAGCAGGCTTTGACTTAGTTATTGCTGCAGGTGGCGATGGAACAATCAATGAGGTTGTTTCTGGGATTGCCCCACTCAAAAAGCGCCCACAAATGGCGGTTATTCCAACGGGGACAACAAATGACTTTGCACGCGCTTTGAAGATTCCAAGAGGGAATCCTGTTGAAGCAGCCAAGGTTATTGCTAAAAATCAAACCCTTCAAATGGATATTGGTCGTGCCTATGATGATAAATACTTCATCAATATTGCAGCTGCGGGTTCCTTTACGGAACTAACTTATAGTGTGCCTAGCCGCTTAAAGACAGTGCTTGGTTATTTGGCTTACCTTGTTAAGGGGGCAGAGTTGCTGCCACAAGTTAAGAAGGTTCCTGTCCGCATTACGCATGATGAGGGTGTCTTTGAAGGTGGTCTTTCCATGATTTTCGTTGCCTTGACCAATTCAGTTGGTGGCTTTGAAACGATTGCCCCAGATGCTAAACTGGATGATGGTAAATTTACACTAATCATGGTTAAGACAGCCAACCTCTTTGAATTGGTAGACCTTATTCGTCAGGTTCTCCAAGGTGGTAAACACATCTACGATAAGAGAATTTCCTATATCAAAACGAGCTCGCTGTATATTGAGCCTCTAAGTGATGATCGTATGATGATTAACCTCGATGGCGAATACGGTGGTGATGCACCTATCCGGCTTCAAAACCTTAAAAATCACATTGAATTCTATGCAAATATTGATGAGATTTCTGATGATGCCATCACTCTTCCAGATACAGATGAATTAGCTCTTGAAGCCATCGCACAAAAATTCAGTACAGAAGCTGAAAAAATTGAGAATGACTAA
- a CDS encoding YihY/virulence factor BrkB family protein, with product MKRQGLMARLLDKLQWRPLQVYLRHYRSAEIDISTIAVAYYLILTVFPLIVIAANVFPYLNIDTTDLLKFMNEHLPKQFYAPAANVVQDIFSTPSGQLLGVASLTGFWTMIKSLSSLQKAINKVYGASEHRDVFISHIIGGFMSLVILFLLTFALMLSTIIQSVLRVINQTYPIGSKMTQLILNSIQPLSIAVVFLGMMVLYFVLPNVKIRKIRYVMPGTIFTTLVIGYLSNLFGTYVIRTLSRLVDIKLFGSIMIFVFMLWFIFLARILILGAVFNATYQELRQGELKSRRGDVITIIQSFSGDGSDSKKHKKHEDDS from the coding sequence ATGAAACGACAAGGCTTAATGGCCCGTCTCTTGGATAAACTCCAGTGGCGCCCATTGCAGGTTTATCTTAGGCATTATCGTAGTGCAGAGATAGACATTTCAACTATCGCAGTGGCTTACTATCTCATTTTGACGGTTTTTCCGCTCATTGTCATTGCGGCCAATGTCTTTCCCTATCTGAATATTGATACGACTGATCTCTTGAAGTTTATGAATGAGCATCTTCCTAAGCAGTTTTATGCACCTGCAGCCAACGTTGTTCAGGATATCTTCTCGACACCTTCTGGACAGTTGCTAGGAGTTGCCTCTTTGACGGGATTCTGGACTATGATTAAGTCCTTGTCTTCCCTTCAAAAGGCTATTAACAAGGTGTATGGTGCTTCAGAACACCGTGATGTCTTTATTAGTCACATTATCGGTGGTTTCATGAGTCTGGTTATCTTATTCCTGCTCACCTTTGCACTAATGCTGTCTACGATTATTCAGTCGGTCCTTCGAGTTATCAATCAGACCTATCCTATTGGTTCCAAGATGACCCAGCTTATTCTAAATAGTATTCAACCTCTGAGTATTGCAGTTGTCTTCCTGGGAATGATGGTACTTTATTTCGTGCTTCCGAATGTGAAGATTCGAAAAATACGCTATGTTATGCCAGGGACTATCTTTACGACTTTAGTGATTGGTTATTTAAGCAACTTGTTTGGAACCTACGTGATTCGTACCTTGAGTCGATTGGTTGACATCAAGTTATTTGGATCCATTATGATTTTCGTCTTCATGCTTTGGTTCATCTTCTTGGCCAGAATTTTGATTTTGGGTGCCGTCTTTAATGCGACCTATCAAGAACTTAGACAAGGTGAACTAAAAAGTAGAAGAGGAGATGTGATTACTATTATTCAGAGTTTTTCTGGAGATGGTAGTGATAGCAAAAAACACAAAAAACATGAGGATGATTCCTAG
- the spxR gene encoding CBS-HotDog domain-containing transcription factor SpxR, producing MSKHQEILDYLEALPIGKRVSVRSISNHLQVSDGTAYRAIKEAENRGLVETRPRSGTVRIEKKVQVRLDRLTFAEIAEITESEVISGHEGLERVFSKFYIGAMTIENITRYLTKGDLLIVGDREDIQLLALEHNNAILVTGGFQVSDRVKELSRLKQFPVMVTTYDTFTVATMINQALSNVRIKTDIKTVAQVYTRREDYNYMTPEMTVRDFQNLVKRTNLVRFPILSESEKVIGIVTMRDVSNQQPTTMLKAIMTKPTVTRLETSLATVAQKMIFEDFDIIPVVDEEKHYLGVITRRQVLEELQDNNRGNLHTFSDQMIANLNQDKHAFSFEVEPTMIDNSGNLTQGVLAEMVKEVVYRIMEKQEQNGLVIEEMMFYFLQAAQIDDKVTITPSIIAETRRRAHLDLMVTHGNHTVCKSVVVVKKT from the coding sequence GTGAGTAAACACCAAGAAATTCTAGATTATCTTGAGGCCTTGCCAATCGGTAAGCGTGTTAGTGTGCGTAGTATTTCGAATCACTTACAGGTTTCTGATGGAACTGCCTATCGAGCCATTAAAGAAGCTGAAAATCGAGGGCTAGTTGAGACTCGTCCTCGGAGTGGGACGGTTCGAATTGAAAAGAAAGTCCAAGTTCGTCTTGATAGGCTGACCTTTGCGGAGATTGCAGAGATTACGGAGTCTGAGGTTATCTCTGGTCATGAAGGTCTGGAACGTGTCTTCAGTAAGTTCTATATTGGAGCCATGACTATTGAGAATATCACCCGTTATCTAACCAAGGGAGATCTTCTTATTGTTGGGGACCGTGAGGATATTCAATTGCTTGCCCTAGAACACAATAATGCTATTCTAGTGACGGGGGGCTTTCAGGTCTCCGATAGGGTAAAAGAGCTTTCTCGTTTGAAGCAATTTCCGGTCATGGTAACAACTTACGATACTTTTACCGTGGCAACTATGATTAACCAGGCGCTTTCGAATGTCCGCATCAAAACAGACATCAAGACTGTAGCTCAAGTCTATACCAGACGAGAAGACTACAACTACATGACTCCAGAAATGACGGTCAGGGATTTTCAGAATTTGGTTAAACGGACCAACTTGGTACGTTTTCCAATTCTATCTGAGTCTGAAAAAGTGATTGGGATTGTGACCATGCGGGATGTGTCTAATCAGCAACCGACGACCATGCTTAAGGCAATCATGACCAAGCCGACGGTGACAAGACTTGAGACTAGTCTGGCAACTGTTGCCCAAAAGATGATTTTTGAAGACTTTGATATCATTCCTGTCGTGGATGAAGAAAAACACTATCTAGGTGTTATTACCCGTCGTCAGGTTTTGGAAGAACTTCAGGACAATAATCGTGGCAACTTGCATACCTTTAGCGATCAAATGATAGCTAACCTAAACCAGGACAAGCATGCTTTCAGCTTTGAAGTAGAGCCCACTATGATTGACAATTCTGGAAACCTCACTCAGGGTGTTCTTGCAGAGATGGTTAAAGAGGTTGTCTATCGTATCATGGAAAAGCAGGAGCAAAATGGTCTTGTGATTGAAGAGATGATGTTTTACTTTCTTCAGGCGGCTCAGATTGATGACAAGGTGACGATTACACCAAGTATTATCGCTGAAACCAGACGTAGAGCTCATCTGGACCTTATGGTTACTCATGGGAATCATACCGTCTGCAAATCAGTCGTTGTGGTTAAGAAAACTTAG
- a CDS encoding QueT transporter family protein, whose amino-acid sequence MKKQTVRDLTHIAIVAALYVVLTVVPPFNLISYGPYQFRIAEMFNLLGFYNRKYIIAVTLGCVIANFFSFNMIDVVVGSLSTLVFVGSGVYFFDRFKNQDILGGLFDKAHVFFAFYFSFFMVTIAAELTLVTQAPFWATWFTVAMGELASLLVGAILIKKLAKVIDFVS is encoded by the coding sequence ATGAAAAAACAAACTGTTCGTGATTTAACACATATTGCTATTGTGGCAGCCCTTTATGTGGTCTTGACTGTCGTGCCACCTTTTAACTTAATTTCCTATGGTCCCTACCAGTTCCGAATTGCAGAAATGTTCAATCTTTTAGGATTTTATAATCGCAAGTATATCATTGCCGTTACTTTGGGCTGCGTGATTGCTAATTTCTTTAGCTTTAACATGATTGATGTGGTTGTTGGAAGCCTATCAACATTGGTCTTTGTCGGTTCAGGTGTTTATTTCTTTGACCGTTTCAAAAACCAAGACATTTTGGGTGGCCTTTTTGACAAGGCTCATGTTTTCTTTGCCTTTTACTTCTCATTCTTCATGGTGACGATTGCGGCTGAGTTGACCCTAGTTACTCAAGCACCATTTTGGGCAACTTGGTTCACTGTTGCTATGGGAGAATTGGCTTCTCTCTTGGTTGGTGCAATTCTTATTAAGAAATTGGCCAAAGTCATTGATTTTGTTTCCTAA
- a CDS encoding methionyl aminopeptidase, which yields MITLKSAREIEAMDRAGDFLASIHIGLRDLLKPGVDMWEVEEYVRRRCKEENVLPLQIGVEGSIMDYPYATCCGLNDEVAHAFPRHYILKDGDLLKVDMVLSEPIDKSVLDVSKLDFDNVAQVKKYTESYSGGLADSCWAYAIGTPSDEVKKLMEVTREAMYLGIEQAVVGNRIGDIGAAIQEYAESRGYGVVRDLVGHGVGPTMHEEPMVPNYGVAGRGLRLKEGMVLTIEPMINTGTWEIDTDLETGWAHKTLDGGLSCQYEHQFVITKDGPVILTSQGEERTY from the coding sequence ATGATTACATTAAAATCAGCACGTGAAATTGAAGCAATGGATAGGGCAGGGGATTTTCTTGCTAGCATTCACATTGGTCTACGTGACCTCTTGAAACCAGGAGTGGATATGTGGGAAGTAGAAGAGTATGTACGTCGTCGTTGTAAAGAAGAAAATGTTCTTCCCCTTCAGATTGGAGTTGAGGGAAGCATTATGGATTACCCTTATGCAACATGCTGTGGCCTTAATGACGAAGTGGCACATGCTTTTCCACGTCACTATATTTTGAAAGATGGTGACCTCTTGAAAGTTGATATGGTCTTGTCAGAACCTATCGATAAGTCAGTCCTTGATGTGTCAAAATTGGACTTTGACAATGTTGCTCAGGTTAAAAAATACACGGAATCATATTCTGGCGGTTTGGCTGACTCATGTTGGGCTTATGCGATTGGAACGCCGTCTGATGAAGTTAAAAAACTTATGGAAGTAACACGTGAGGCTATGTACCTTGGTATTGAACAAGCAGTAGTCGGTAACCGTATCGGTGATATCGGGGCGGCTATCCAAGAATACGCTGAAAGTCGTGGTTACGGTGTTGTTCGTGATTTGGTTGGACACGGAGTTGGGCCAACAATGCACGAAGAGCCAATGGTGCCAAACTATGGGGTAGCCGGACGAGGTCTCCGTCTCAAAGAAGGAATGGTTTTGACTATCGAGCCAATGATTAACACTGGTACTTGGGAAATTGATACGGACCTTGAAACTGGTTGGGCTCACAAAACTCTCGACGGTGGACTTTCTTGTCAATATGAACACCAATTTGTTATTACTAAGGATGGTCCAGTAATTTTGACTTCTCAAGGCGAAGAAAGAACTTACTAA